The sequence below is a genomic window from Curtobacterium sp. MCPF17_002.
CTCGGAGACCGCAGTTCGCTCCCGCGCGCCGTCGTGATGCGCGAGTTCGATGATCAAGCGTCCGAGCGGGACGGGGCCGCCAGATCGCGCGTCATCAACGTGGAGGAGCACGTTCGGGCGGTCATCAGTGCGCACCAGCAGGAACTCTGCTTCGAGCGCGTCGAGGTCGGTGCCCGCCACGTGCCCTTCGAGGAACCCGGCGTCGCTCAGCCCCGACCGATGATCGCTCACACCGCTCGGGACGAGTCGGCCATCGTCTCGGAGGTCTTCGAGATCGGCATCTGCTGCCCGGTAGCAGACGGGCTCTCGGTACTCCGCACGGGTCCAGTACGCCACCGTGCTCCACGGGACAGGGTCGGCCCGGAGCTCGGCGAGCCGACGCTGCGCCCGTGCTCGTTCACTCCGTGAGAGTCCCGCGTCCCAGTCGTGAGCGCCGGAGAGGACGCATTCGACCGCTCGGACGGAACGAGGGGAGAGCGGGCGGCCGGGTCGACGTCGGGAGACGGATGACTCGATCACGAGCCAACGCCCACCGACGCGTCGTGCGGGGATCGATCCGGCCACGGCTGCGGCTTGCACGCGACGCTGCGAGATGCCGTGTTTCGCGGCGTACTCGGCGGTGCTCATCTCGCTCATGTGTTCTCGTTCCTTCCGCGTACCACAATAATACGCGTTGGTGAACAATTGTGGTACCCCCGGTGGTCGATCACGGAGATCAGCCCGCGGCTCGCCTCGCGTCCGCCGCCGCGAGACCCGCACGCATCCGTGCCGCCTCGCCCTCCGACCAGCCTCCCGAACTGGCGAGCGGCAACTCGGTCATGTGCCGGCGGAGGTGCTCCGGGTAGTCGTGGACGATCCGGTCCGGATCGCTCTTCACCGCGGCGTAGAGCGCGGGCCCGTCGGCGTAGAAGAGATCGGCGACGACGAGCCGCCCGTCGGACCCCCGCATGACGTTCGCCGGGTTGTCGTCGAGGGGTCCCCACCACGGTTGTTCCCGGGCGCCGCGCGCGTGCACCACCGCGATGTGGTCCGCGAGTTCGGCGACCGACGGATCCCGTCGGCGGATCGATCGTTGGAACGCGATGCCCTCCTCCTCGGAGACGGGGGAGAGGAACTCCATCACCGTGAGGTCCGCCCCGCCCGCCAGCACACGGTGGTCGATGAGTGCCGGGACCTGGCGTGTGTGCGCGGCCTCGCGGTAGAGCGTCGCCGAGTACGGGCCGGCAGGGTCGAACGGACTGATCCGAGCCGCGACGGTGCCCGAGGGGGAGCGCAGCGCCGAGGCCCAGTCGCCGGTGCCGCACGGCGTCCAGCCCAGACGTTCGAGGGTGGCCAGGACCGCCGTCCACGGCATCTCCGCCGTCAGGTGCTCGTCGAACGCGTCCTCGGGTTCCATGCATCCATCCTGCTCGTCCGACCGCGACGCACCGAGCACTTCCCGTCACCGCGCGGGTCTGGGACGATGGGCGCGACACGGACGACGGCGCCCGTGCACCACCGCGAGGAGACCACCATGTCCGTCCGCCTCAACCCCTACATCGGTTTCCGTGACCGGGCCCGCGAAGCCCTCGGCTTCTACCAGTCGGTCTTCCACGGCGAGGTCACCCTCAGCACCTTCGGTGAGGCCGGCATGGCGCAGGACCCCGTCGACGCCGAGAAGGTCATGCACGGTCAGCTCGAGGGCGAGAACGGGCTGCTGCTGATGGTGTCGGACGCCCCCACCGGCATGGAGTCGCCCGAGGTGAGCAACATCTCGATCTCCCTGAGCGGGGACGACGAGGACGCGCTCACCCGCTACTGGAACGGCCTCGCCGAGGGGGCATCGATCATCGAACCCCTGACGAAGGCGCCGTGGGGCGACACCTTCGGCATGCTCACCGACCGGCTCGGCGTCACCTGGCTGGTGAACATCACCGGTGACACCAGTGGTGACGTCACGGGCGACGCCAGTGGCAACGTCACCGGCGACGTCAGCGGCGCGGCGGGCTGATCGCGTCCACCGGCGCACTCGCCGGCACGGGCCACCGCGGCACCCAGCACCGGACCCGGGCGGCGTACCGGCGGAAGTCGTCGCCGAACCGGTGTTCCAGGTCGGCCTCCTCGAGTGGGCGCACGACGCAGTTCCAGACGATCGAACCGGCGAGCGCGTAGACGACCACCATCCACGACGAGAACAGGAGTCCGACCGCCACGCCCTGCGCGATCCCGGCGAGGGCCATCGGGTTCCGCACGGAACGGTAGGGGCCGGCGACGACGAGCCGGTTCGTCATCGCCGACGGCAGCGGTGTGCCGGCGCCCTGTGTCGACATGGTCGCCGCGGCCGCGATCCCGAGGGCGCTCGCCGTGACGAGGACGACCGCCCCGACGATGACGGCGGCGAGCACGACGGCCTTGGGCCACGGCGGGTGCAGCTCCCACCGGTGTTCGGCGAACGCGATGACGAGCGGGACCACGCCGAGCAGCAGCCCCCAGAAGACGACGATCTGCACGACGGTGGCGCGCACGTGCCGTCGTCGGGTCGCGGACGGATCGGCGGTCCGGAACCGCAGCGGACCCGACGTCACCCACTCGGTCGGCAGCCTTCCGAGCAGCACGAGCGCCAGCGCGAGTGACGACCCCACGGCCGCGCCGATCATCACGAGGACCCCGGCGCCGGCTTCGGTCGTGACGGTCGCCCAGACGGCCAGGCCCGTCATGACGAGTGCGGTCCAGACCGTCGTCACCACGGCTGCGCTCCGCAGACCGGCGGCGGCGAGGGCGGACGCGAGCACGAACAGCGGCACGTCGAACGCGGCGACCAGGACGGCGTCCAGCGACCCGAGGGTCGCGGTCCGCACCCCCGGGACCGTGAACACCGCGACCCACCAGGCCG
It includes:
- a CDS encoding isoprenylcysteine carboxylmethyltransferase family protein, translated to MSWGRLSFAVQALGGAAWWVAVFTVPGVRTATLGSLDAVLVAAFDVPLFVLASALAAAGLRSAAVVTTVWTALVMTGLAVWATVTTEAGAGVLVMIGAAVGSSLALALVLLGRLPTEWVTSGPLRFRTADPSATRRRHVRATVVQIVVFWGLLLGVVPLVIAFAEHRWELHPPWPKAVVLAAVIVGAVVLVTASALGIAAAATMSTQGAGTPLPSAMTNRLVVAGPYRSVRNPMALAGIAQGVAVGLLFSSWMVVVYALAGSIVWNCVVRPLEEADLEHRFGDDFRRYAARVRCWVPRWPVPASAPVDAISPPRR
- a CDS encoding VOC family protein, yielding MSVRLNPYIGFRDRAREALGFYQSVFHGEVTLSTFGEAGMAQDPVDAEKVMHGQLEGENGLLLMVSDAPTGMESPEVSNISISLSGDDEDALTRYWNGLAEGASIIEPLTKAPWGDTFGMLTDRLGVTWLVNITGDTSGDVTGDASGNVTGDVSGAAG